The genomic DNA GAAATTGAATGCATCGCTCGGGCTTAAGATACAGCACGTCTTGGTGTCCTTTTGATGTAATTGGGAATTAGACATGCATAAATACACTCTCATATGAGTCAAGCTGCAAAAGATATTTCGAATATTCGTTGTTTGGCTCTGGAATGTGGGATTTGAGAGCGGAATACGGAGTGCCGCACAGTGCCTGGGGGTCGTCTCATTTTCGATGCAACGGCAAACGACGAGAGGCTTGAAAAATGTCTCATTTGATTCCGAGatctcattttctttcttgctCCACAAGTATATATACCCATTCCCTGGTCAAGCAGATTTTACTCTTATCCCCTTGCAAAAATCATTTAGACATCCCTTACCTTTCCCAGCAACAGGTCAGTAACACAAGACAAAAACCGTAAGAAAAAATGAGCGCAACAACGCTCGATAACGGTCAGATCTACCCCCGCCAGCGTACTCGCTGAGAGGACAAATGTTTGCATGACAATCTACTGCTCCCTGCCTCAGACCCAGCCTACTGGTAAACGAGTGCAAAGCAAGATATGAGCAACACGGGTGCCGGGTTTACACTGTAGCAGCCTCGCTTTAGAGAGGTTTGCTGGTGGATCTGTGCTGAGATCATACCGTCGAGCGGAACAGGATAATGCCTGCGTCGCTAGTTGCTTCCCTTGGTTGTGTGCTCACGAGTTTGCAGCAAGCATGCCTGACTGGCACGATATGTGAGTCTTGCTGCTTGCTGCGATACCTTTGATAAGCTGGATGCTGACTTGTCAACACAGTCCCAACGCAAGCGATCACCTGAAATGGTATCAAAACAAGGGTACTCTCAAGCTCAATTTGTGAGTTCATCATCTGTCATGCAGAGCATATTAGCTGCTAACCTTTTTGTCAGCTTCTTGAGTGTCATCTTTGTTGGAATGATCCTTAATGGATGTACGTGATACTCATGATACTTTTATTTACTCCGTCTGACGGTTATTTTCCAGACGATGGATCCCTCATCTCTGGTCTCCAGGCCTCCGACGCCTGGCAAGAAGACCTCAATCACCCGCGTGGTGTTCGTCTAGGTATGCTTAACGCGGTCGGCAACATTGCCGGTTTCGTTGTGGGTCCTGTCATTGCGTACATCGACGAGCGCTGGGGAAGGCGTTGGGGTATTCGATGTGAGTCAACACCTGGAATGGGAAAGGCATTGGTCATTGATCAAGATGTAGTTTACGGATACACGATTTTGATTGGATCCGTCATTGGCTGTATTGCCGGTGTGTCCAACGTGAACGGTTATGCTTGTAAGTCTTAAGTCTTTTGCGCCAACGTTTATCACGGCTACCAATTAACTTCGCTCCAGTGTTCTGTACTGGTAGAGCCATTATAGGTCTTGGTCTtgcctccttcctcatgACCAGTTTGATTGTCGTTCAGGAGATCGCTCATCCTCGTAACCGTGAGACTGTGGCCGCCTCCTGGGTAAGTTCCACGTGAAGAACAGTTCAAATATGATACTGATAAATGTCAAAGAACTCCTACTACATCCTTGGATCCGTCATTGCCGCCTGGGTAGTCTTTGGCTGCACTGGTTATATGACCAACTCATGGTCTTGGCGTATCCCTTATATCATTCAAGTGCCTATGGCCCtctacatcctcatcgCCGTCCAGTTTGTCCCTGAAACCCCTCGTTTTTTACTCTCCCAAGGCcgcgaggaagaggctttTGCTTTCTTGGTCGAATACCATGGGAATGGTGACCGAAAAGACCCTCTGGTGCTTTTcgagtttgaggagatgaaggaggcaATCGAGCAGGAGAAGCTTGCGAAGGctgagaaatggaaaaCCATTTTGAGTACTCCATCCAATAGGCATAGGTTAGGATTGGCCGTTCTTATGATTTTCTTGACCAACGTGAGTCATTCTTATAATGAATCAAGACACGTACTAATATCTCACTAGCTGTCCGGATGTAAGCTTTGAAATTTTTTAAGCCATGATGAAGCTAACCTTTCAAAAGCTTCCATTATTTACTACTACTGTGAGTATGAAGCTTTCACGATCGACGTCGCTGATTGAGGTTCAATAGACACCACTGTGTTCGACCTCGTTGGTATTACGAAAAGCAGTGTGCAGACAGGTATCAACGCTGGTCTTACCATTTTTACCTGGTTTTGTCAGATTGGCGCCGTTTACACAGGACGTTTCGTTGGTCGCCGCAAGATTATCCTTTGGGTGTGGCCAACTTTGCTGCTTGGTTTAATTGGCCTTTGTGTGTCAAGCGGTGTGTTCGCTAATAGTACTGAAGGCAACACCAAAGCTGGTGTCGCGACGTAAGCACAATACTCTTTTCTAGCTTTGAATAATGAGCTCATTGGATACTCAGGGTCGTTATGGTCTGGATCTATCTCGGTTGTTTTAACTTCTCCAACCCAATCCTTTACTCTT from Cryptococcus neoformans var. neoformans JEC21 chromosome 7 sequence includes the following:
- a CDS encoding hexose transport-related protein, putative codes for the protein MPDWHDIPNASDHLKWYQNKGTLKLNFFLSVIFVGMILNGYDGSLISGLQASDAWQEDLNHPRGVRLGMLNAVGNIAGFVVGPVIAYIDERWGRRWGIRFYGYTILIGSVIGCIAGVSNVNGYALFCTGRAIIGLGLASFLMTSLIVVQEIAHPRNRETVAASWNSYYILGSVIAAWVVFGCTGYMTNSWSWRIPYIIQVPMALYILIAVQFVPETPRFLLSQGREEEAFAFLVEYHGNGDRKDPLVLFEFEEMKEAIEQEKLAKAEKWKTILSTPSNRHRLGLAVLMIFLTNLSGSSIIYYYYTTVFDLVGITKSSVQTGINAGLTIFTWFCQIGAVYTGRFVGRRKIILWVWPTLLLGLIGLCVSSGVFANSTEGNTKAGVATVVMVWIYLGCFNFSNPILYSYPAEVQTYSMRSKGLLLWNTVSQLEGAYVTWVDAIALDSIGYKYYAVYMPLVIIQWFLVYFYMVETKGYTLEEIALAFDSKENLTSVNILPAIEQEQDVEDVETKRRSTEN